One segment of Paenibacillus rhizovicinus DNA contains the following:
- a CDS encoding CopG family ribbon-helix-helix protein, producing MANLQNTKRIMISLPDHLLEEVDGIVAKENSNRSEFIRQAMKLYLIERKKRQIRDSMQRGYLEMAKINLVMASEAFQAEEDAGDTLGRLVSGV from the coding sequence GTGGCCAATTTGCAAAATACCAAAAGGATTATGATCAGTTTACCGGATCATTTGCTGGAGGAAGTCGACGGAATCGTCGCCAAAGAAAACTCGAACCGAAGCGAATTTATTCGTCAGGCTATGAAACTGTATTTGATTGAACGGAAGAAGCGTCAAATTCGGGATTCGATGCAGCGGGGCTATCTGGAGATGGCCAAGATCAACCTGGTAATGGCTTCGGAAGCTTTTCAAGCGGAGGAAGATGCCGGCGACACGCTCGGCCGACTCGTAAGCGGGGTGTAA
- a CDS encoding type II toxin-antitoxin system PemK/MazF family toxin: MIVKRGDVFFADLSPVVGSEQGGVRPVLVIQNDIGNRFSPTVIVAAITAQIQKAKLPTHVEIDAASHGFDRDSVLLLEQIRTIDKQRLTDKITHLDDETMRKVDEALQISVGLIDF; this comes from the coding sequence TTGATCGTTAAACGCGGCGATGTGTTTTTTGCGGATTTGTCACCTGTCGTAGGTTCTGAGCAGGGCGGGGTTCGTCCTGTTTTGGTTATTCAAAATGATATCGGCAATCGCTTCAGCCCGACCGTGATCGTCGCGGCCATTACGGCTCAGATCCAGAAGGCGAAGCTGCCGACGCATGTCGAGATCGATGCGGCCTCCCACGGGTTCGACCGGGATTCCGTGCTTCTTCTTGAGCAAATCCGAACGATAGATAAGCAGCGGCTCACCGACAAAATCACTCACCTCGACGACGAAACGATGCGCAAGGTCGACGAAGCCCTCCAAATCAGCGTCGGACTTATCGATTTTTAA
- a CDS encoding LolA family protein: MRRRFSFIAAILLCLTAVLAGCGTKDAESVVKDLDKTLSSLDSYTGKGEMTLYTGQQPLVYQVEVSYQKPQYYRIALTNAKKDITQIVLRNDEGVFVLTPRLNKVFRFQSDWPANQGQVYLYQTLVQSILLDNSRQFAVDNDAYVFDVMANYQNGSLARQKIWLNKSDYAPNKVEVSDANNAVMVSVKFDSFKFGSKLEKSVFDTQKNMGTPAAGGDQATMASPDNDSNASNANNGANSENAAATTDNSSNAAAQDNANQADNAATNSNADNADNAGNKNGDNPDNNASTNEDNSSGDTSDSSAVTDDSTSASADSTFTGMDAMYLPEGVSEQDSQNIVFGGNPGIMIRYTGTYDYTLIETQPKDVAVSSTKGDLVDMGFTYGSVSGDDQQRTLTWTYEGTEFRITSGTDNLPVDEMVKVAQSVQGEMSK, from the coding sequence ATGCGTCGTCGATTCAGTTTCATAGCGGCTATCCTGCTTTGCCTCACGGCGGTGCTCGCGGGCTGCGGGACTAAGGACGCGGAATCGGTTGTCAAGGATTTGGACAAAACGTTAAGCAGTTTGGACAGCTACACGGGCAAAGGCGAGATGACGCTGTACACGGGCCAGCAGCCGCTGGTCTACCAAGTAGAAGTTTCCTATCAGAAGCCGCAGTACTACCGCATCGCGCTCACGAACGCGAAGAAGGACATCACCCAGATCGTGCTCCGCAACGATGAAGGCGTGTTCGTCCTGACGCCGCGCCTTAACAAAGTATTCCGCTTCCAGAGCGACTGGCCGGCGAACCAAGGCCAAGTATACTTATACCAAACGCTCGTCCAAAGCATTTTGCTGGACAACTCCAGACAATTCGCGGTCGATAACGACGCTTACGTGTTTGACGTGATGGCGAATTATCAGAACGGTTCCCTGGCCCGCCAGAAAATTTGGCTGAACAAATCCGACTATGCGCCGAACAAAGTCGAGGTCAGCGACGCCAACAACGCAGTCATGGTTTCCGTCAAATTCGACTCGTTCAAATTCGGCTCCAAGCTGGAGAAGAGCGTATTCGATACGCAGAAAAACATGGGCACGCCGGCAGCAGGCGGCGATCAGGCGACGATGGCTAGCCCGGACAACGACAGCAACGCGTCCAACGCGAATAACGGCGCTAACAGCGAGAATGCGGCCGCAACGACGGACAACAGCAGCAATGCCGCCGCGCAGGACAATGCGAATCAGGCGGACAATGCCGCAACGAACAGCAACGCGGACAACGCCGATAATGCGGGCAATAAGAACGGCGACAACCCGGACAACAATGCCAGCACCAATGAGGATAACAGCAGCGGGGATACGTCGGATAGTTCGGCAGTTACTGACGATAGCACATCTGCCTCGGCGGACAGCACGTTCACAGGCATGGATGCGATGTACTTACCTGAGGGCGTATCGGAGCAAGACAGCCAGAACATCGTGTTCGGCGGCAATCCGGGCATTATGATCCGTTACACCGGAACATATGATTATACGTTGATCGAAACACAGCCGAAGGATGTCGCCGTCTCTTCCACGAAGGGCGATCTGGTCGATATGGGCTTCACTTACGGCTCGGTCAGCGGCGATGACCAGCAGCGCACGCTCACATGGACGTACGAAGGCACGGAGTTCCGGATTACGAGCGGAACCGATAACCTGCCGGTGGACGAGATGGTCAAAGTCGCGCAATCCGTCCAGGGAGAGATGTCCAAATAA
- a CDS encoding glycosyl hydrolase — MMIPRVPKWLKKMLHVIMITAIALPFLYAASSEKAAAASAPINPDASQAAKDLLAYLYSIEGTNILSGQHNFLEAPDYWTNQVYAITGKYPAVHGYELGAISGQTEAQLDDQRQAVVDSAIDWHENGGIVTMMYHANKPGTGYCWAECVQAGTSETEFNQIVTPGTTQYNQLIANIDLVASYLEQLRDAGVPVLWRPFHEMNGGWFWWGQQPNYDKLWDIMYDRFTNYHGLNNLIWVWNANTPNIPWGAPYSNYFPGINKVDVLAVDVYNNDYQQSYYDDLQTLSQGKIISIGESGQHPSPTTLAGTQTKYRWFMTWGEFLTNGNTNTQTQDLYSDSRVLTLDEVNIVPGSGGIGGGGAGTIDDSVTGTGLNQFEYVGTWTATSGSGTKYNGGDHYSLTTNNYYQVDFNGTGIKLYGSKDAHHGIAAVSIDGGTEVDVDFYAASRADNALLWTSPTLPAGNHSVKVRVKGTKNASSTGYVVTADRVVIDSDTVSPTAPTGLTSPSQTQTSVNLSWSASTDNVGVTGYDVYQGSSLAGSTTSTSTSVTGLTAGTAYSFSVKAKDAAGNVSGASSALNVSTAAAGTETTVNDATTGTGLNQFEYAGTWNTSTGPGTYNGDDHYSLTTNSYYQVDFNGKQIKLYGSKDAHHGVAAVSIDGGTEADVDFYAASRVDNALLWTSPVLAGGNHTLKVRVKGTKNAASSGYVVTADRVVIVAESVVMTDDRDSAIVYGGSWTEDNWTGDFADTEKYSKTTNDYAQFTFTGNRIQLIGYRQHNLGNAAVYIDGALDATVDLYTEGTGPQQSVLYEKSGLGSGTHTIKLVVTGTKNAASSDCYVVLDAFKVIN; from the coding sequence ATGATGATTCCACGTGTTCCGAAATGGTTGAAGAAGATGCTGCACGTCATCATGATCACGGCAATTGCACTGCCTTTCCTGTATGCGGCCAGCTCGGAGAAGGCTGCCGCCGCCTCGGCTCCTATTAACCCTGACGCATCCCAGGCAGCCAAAGATCTACTCGCCTATTTGTACAGCATTGAAGGCACGAATATATTGTCGGGTCAGCATAATTTCCTCGAAGCGCCGGATTATTGGACGAATCAGGTCTATGCCATTACCGGCAAATATCCGGCCGTGCACGGTTATGAGTTGGGTGCTATTTCCGGTCAAACCGAAGCGCAGTTGGACGATCAGCGCCAAGCGGTCGTGGACAGCGCGATCGACTGGCACGAGAACGGCGGAATCGTGACCATGATGTATCACGCGAATAAACCGGGAACGGGTTATTGCTGGGCCGAATGCGTGCAAGCCGGAACCAGCGAGACGGAGTTCAATCAAATCGTGACTCCCGGAACGACGCAATACAATCAATTGATTGCCAATATCGATTTAGTCGCAAGCTACTTGGAACAGTTGCGGGATGCGGGCGTTCCTGTATTATGGAGGCCCTTTCACGAGATGAACGGCGGCTGGTTCTGGTGGGGACAGCAGCCCAATTACGATAAGCTGTGGGACATTATGTACGATAGATTCACGAATTACCACGGCCTTAACAACCTGATTTGGGTGTGGAATGCCAACACCCCGAACATCCCTTGGGGTGCCCCGTACTCGAATTACTTCCCGGGCATTAACAAGGTCGACGTGCTTGCCGTGGATGTCTACAACAATGACTATCAGCAAAGCTATTACGACGATCTTCAGACCCTTTCCCAGGGGAAAATCATATCCATCGGCGAGAGCGGCCAACATCCTAGTCCAACGACGCTTGCCGGGACGCAAACGAAATACCGCTGGTTTATGACATGGGGCGAATTTTTGACCAACGGCAACACGAACACGCAAACGCAGGACCTCTACAGCGATTCCAGAGTGCTGACGCTCGACGAGGTCAACATCGTCCCAGGCTCCGGCGGGATCGGCGGGGGCGGCGCGGGCACGATCGACGATTCCGTTACGGGAACCGGCTTGAACCAATTCGAATACGTCGGGACGTGGACGGCGACTTCGGGGAGCGGTACCAAATATAACGGCGGCGATCATTATTCGTTGACGACGAACAACTATTATCAGGTGGATTTTAACGGCACGGGCATCAAGCTCTATGGCTCGAAAGACGCCCATCACGGTATCGCGGCGGTATCCATCGATGGAGGCACCGAAGTAGATGTCGATTTTTATGCGGCTTCCAGAGCCGACAACGCTTTGCTTTGGACCAGTCCGACATTGCCGGCGGGCAATCATTCCGTTAAGGTTCGCGTCAAAGGAACGAAGAATGCCAGCTCTACCGGCTATGTCGTGACCGCTGACAGAGTTGTTATCGACTCCGATACCGTGTCTCCTACGGCGCCGACCGGATTGACATCGCCATCGCAGACGCAAACATCGGTCAATTTATCGTGGAGCGCATCGACCGATAACGTCGGCGTTACGGGCTACGACGTTTATCAGGGCTCCTCCTTGGCCGGATCGACGACAAGCACATCGACGAGCGTCACGGGCTTGACGGCCGGAACGGCTTACTCCTTCTCCGTGAAGGCCAAAGACGCCGCGGGCAATGTTTCGGGTGCAAGCAGCGCGCTCAATGTAAGCACCGCTGCGGCCGGAACGGAAACGACGGTCAACGATGCGACGACCGGCACCGGGTTGAATCAATTCGAATACGCCGGTACTTGGAATACGTCTACGGGACCTGGCACGTACAACGGCGACGATCACTATTCGCTGACGACGAACAGCTACTACCAGGTGGATTTCAACGGCAAGCAAATCAAACTCTATGGCAGCAAGGACGCCCATCACGGCGTTGCGGCTGTGTCCATTGACGGCGGAACGGAAGCGGATGTCGACTTCTATGCCGCGTCGCGGGTAGATAATGCGCTGCTTTGGACCAGCCCGGTATTGGCAGGCGGCAATCACACGCTGAAGGTGCGCGTGAAGGGTACGAAGAACGCCGCTTCATCGGGCTATGTGGTTACGGCGGACCGAGTCGTTATTGTCGCTGAATCCGTCGTAATGACGGATGACCGTGATTCTGCGATCGTCTACGGCGGTAGTTGGACAGAAGATAACTGGACCGGCGACTTCGCGGATACAGAGAAGTATTCGAAGACGACAAACGATTATGCGCAGTTTACGTTTACGGGCAATCGTATTCAGCTTATCGGCTACCGGCAGCATAATCTCGGCAATGCAGCCGTATATATCGACGGCGCATTGGATGCGACGGTCGATCTGTACACGGAGGGCACCGGTCCGCAGCAGTCGGTACTTTACGAGAAATCCGGGCTTGGCAGCGGAACGCATACCATCAAGCTGGTCGTGACGGGTACGAAAAATGCGGCTTCATCGGACTGCTATGTTGTACTGGACGCCTTCAAAGTAATTAATTAA
- the alr gene encoding alanine racemase produces MNTASYYRPTRAEISLDALKHNLLAFRAAIPEGMLLMASVKANAYGHGAVEVAREAERCGVDFLGVAFLDEALQLRRAGLKVKILVLGFVPPEGLATARDEDIAIALFRDDIIEAAAALPDNGRKLSVHIKIDTGMGRLGRLAGDDALPFIKRAMEERNLCVEGMFTHYARADEADKSYTRLQHERFTGVVKQLAAEGLHIPIIHAANSAAGIDTPEMGGGMLRLGISMYGLYPSTEVNNTRIDLKPVLTLKTEVVMVKEAPEGWGISYGTRYFTSGKERIGTLPVGYADGYSRMLTGKAEVLIRGQRVPVLGTICMDQCMIALDPAAAAGRPPVDNGEEVVLIGAQGEAFISAEEVADKLGTLNYEVTCMIAARVPRIYKRGTEILASINPLLSDAE; encoded by the coding sequence TTGAATACGGCGAGCTATTATCGCCCGACGCGGGCTGAGATATCGTTGGATGCGCTGAAGCATAATTTGCTTGCTTTCCGTGCGGCCATACCGGAAGGGATGCTGTTAATGGCATCCGTGAAGGCGAATGCGTACGGTCACGGCGCCGTGGAAGTGGCAAGGGAAGCGGAACGCTGCGGCGTCGATTTTCTAGGCGTCGCATTTCTGGACGAGGCGCTTCAACTCAGAAGAGCCGGACTGAAAGTGAAGATTCTAGTGCTTGGATTCGTTCCGCCGGAGGGACTTGCGACCGCGCGGGACGAAGATATCGCCATCGCCTTGTTCCGCGACGATATCATCGAAGCGGCGGCGGCATTGCCGGATAACGGCCGCAAGCTGTCGGTGCACATCAAGATCGATACGGGCATGGGGCGTCTCGGCCGGCTGGCCGGAGACGATGCGCTGCCGTTCATCAAACGCGCGATGGAGGAACGGAACCTCTGCGTAGAAGGCATGTTCACGCACTACGCCCGCGCCGATGAAGCCGACAAGAGCTATACGCGGCTGCAGCATGAACGCTTTACCGGCGTCGTCAAGCAGCTCGCGGCAGAAGGATTGCATATTCCGATTATTCATGCGGCGAACAGCGCCGCAGGCATCGATACGCCGGAGATGGGCGGGGGCATGCTGCGCCTGGGCATCAGCATGTACGGCCTCTACCCGTCGACGGAAGTGAACAACACGCGAATCGACTTGAAACCGGTCCTGACGCTGAAGACGGAAGTCGTTATGGTTAAGGAAGCCCCGGAAGGCTGGGGGATCAGCTACGGCACCCGGTATTTCACTTCGGGCAAGGAGCGGATCGGCACGCTTCCCGTCGGATACGCCGACGGTTACAGCCGGATGCTTACGGGCAAAGCGGAAGTATTGATCCGCGGGCAGCGCGTGCCCGTGCTTGGCACGATCTGCATGGATCAATGCATGATCGCGCTGGATCCCGCCGCGGCTGCCGGACGTCCGCCGGTCGATAACGGCGAAGAAGTCGTGCTGATCGGCGCGCAAGGCGAAGCGTTTATTTCGGCCGAGGAAGTCGCCGATAAGCTCGGCACGCTTAATTATGAAGTGACCTGCATGATCGCGGCGCGTGTGCCGCGCATCTATAAGCGGGGGACGGAAATCCTGGCATCGATCAATCCGCTGCTGTCCGATGCGGAATAA
- a CDS encoding helix-turn-helix domain-containing protein, with amino-acid sequence MYTVLLADDERLDLEGLRRLVPWERLNMQVIGTVNSGFAALDFLNEQPVDILVTDVRMPRMTGLELARSALGLLPGLKVVFVSGFEDFHYAKTALELGASSYVLKPVDDGEFNQVMQAVGRQLDEEREKQSWIDTYRQSIPYLRNEFIRQWLEGIGDRDELHKKLDWMGMRSRDASYAAAIIEMDDVSWRLTLNESEHRLDQIGQWLDFITEACQSDSIGYPCKLDSYRIGLITVGDNLAAKLNRLIEQVKQQFPASVTIGIGSVIKDPEAIPLSYRQARKALYAKLFYGKGRLIPYEELDAPPIADGSNLESILSELFKAASEYDLVKVDDCLLDLFAVAARLEQKSTVCTFLLHLISKLEQYLQGINEDLYQMIGLDYHSLDVLHRFETIDDIISWFRRKLFEVSEKLHMKSQKKNRKLIEEVRMYIDRRLGTELTLKEVADRFSFSPNHLGVLFKDETGETFSSYLISKRMSAARTHLQNPKMKIYEVAHMTGYQNIAYFSRQFKEWSGMTPGDFRKQC; translated from the coding sequence GTGTACACGGTATTGCTGGCTGATGACGAACGGCTCGATCTGGAAGGCCTTCGAAGGCTCGTTCCGTGGGAACGATTGAACATGCAGGTCATTGGGACGGTAAACAGCGGTTTCGCTGCGCTTGATTTTCTAAACGAGCAGCCGGTCGATATCTTGGTGACGGACGTGCGCATGCCGCGAATGACGGGTCTTGAGCTCGCGCGGTCGGCACTGGGTCTGCTTCCGGGACTTAAAGTCGTATTCGTAAGCGGATTCGAGGACTTTCACTATGCCAAAACAGCACTTGAATTGGGCGCGAGCAGCTATGTATTGAAGCCGGTGGACGACGGGGAATTCAATCAAGTAATGCAGGCGGTAGGGCGGCAGCTGGACGAGGAGCGGGAGAAGCAGTCGTGGATTGATACGTACAGGCAGTCGATTCCATACCTTCGCAATGAATTCATCCGTCAGTGGCTGGAAGGTATAGGCGATCGGGATGAGTTACACAAGAAGCTGGATTGGATGGGGATGCGAAGCCGCGATGCCTCCTATGCGGCGGCAATCATTGAAATGGATGATGTCTCTTGGAGGCTGACTTTGAATGAATCCGAGCATCGCCTCGATCAGATCGGGCAATGGCTTGATTTTATCACGGAGGCGTGCCAGTCGGATTCGATCGGATACCCGTGCAAACTGGATTCCTATCGAATCGGCTTGATTACAGTAGGCGATAACCTTGCAGCGAAATTGAACAGGCTTATTGAGCAGGTTAAGCAGCAATTTCCTGCCTCCGTTACGATCGGTATTGGAAGCGTTATCAAGGATCCCGAGGCAATACCGCTCTCGTATCGGCAGGCCAGGAAGGCATTGTACGCGAAGCTGTTTTACGGAAAGGGCAGACTGATTCCCTATGAAGAGCTGGATGCCCCGCCGATTGCGGACGGCAGCAATTTGGAGAGCATTTTGTCCGAGCTCTTCAAGGCGGCATCCGAGTATGACCTCGTGAAGGTCGACGATTGTTTGCTCGATTTGTTTGCGGTTGCCGCTCGATTGGAGCAGAAGAGCACGGTGTGTACCTTCCTGCTGCACCTTATTTCGAAGTTGGAGCAGTATTTGCAAGGCATTAATGAAGATCTCTACCAGATGATCGGCCTTGATTATCATAGCTTGGATGTCCTGCACCGGTTCGAGACCATCGACGACATTATTTCGTGGTTCAGGCGCAAGTTGTTCGAGGTTTCGGAGAAGCTTCATATGAAGAGCCAGAAGAAGAACAGAAAGCTTATCGAAGAAGTCCGCATGTATATCGACCGGCGATTGGGTACGGAGTTGACCTTGAAGGAAGTGGCCGACCGCTTCTCCTTCTCCCCGAATCATCTCGGAGTATTATTCAAAGACGAAACAGGAGAAACCTTCAGCAGTTATCTGATAAGTAAGAGAATGTCCGCCGCCCGAACCCATCTGCAGAATCCGAAGATGAAAATATACGAGGTCGCGCATATGACAGGCTATCAGAACATCGCGTATTTCAGCCGGCAATTCAAGGAATGGTCGGGGATGACTCCCGGAGATTTCCGCAAGCAATGCTGA
- a CDS encoding sensor histidine kinase yields the protein MRIKLSFRFKLMVSYIILIMTPVIIIGTFSYRSSVDSAKTQSRSNIQGTLLQMRDNIMYKIMDVQRVSDQLYMDQQLTSYLGINEGGWNSYETLTKHLKPTFQNALDLSALHINIQAYVKNKTIPEYYFIQNNKENPLDLGKRYNIYQLDRIDGEPWYDPWKVSTVYGANQAMKWMQVAEDAQYGNISLLRNLNDYAKTDQIGFLRVSAKLSEIFDSIDFTKIGDQSTVYVYDEQNHPLFFSGNQDEALLQPTAGDKKSGYLNIEERLEGLNWRIVAYIPTQLLEANADSIRQITVLVCLISFLVLMAISVILSRMFSVRIYKIIASLNAFRGGEFRKRISYSGNDEFAQIAEAFNDMGKHIDELIREVYISNLKKKEAELTLLQEQINPHFLYNTLSSISRLARFGEIERLHRMVMGLAKFYRLSLNEGRTIISVDHEIQQIQTYIDIQKIKFADGLDVTTEIDPDVLSYSTVKMILQPFVENALQHAWNGDHIHIHLYAYKDKDHIVFMISDDGVGMSQETIERVLNREASGGYGIRNVDDRIKLQCGSAYGVDIQSVPGEGTTIRIEIPCFMDPDENAPAERTG from the coding sequence ATGAGGATCAAGCTTTCGTTCCGGTTCAAGCTGATGGTATCCTACATTATTTTGATCATGACGCCTGTTATTATCATCGGTACGTTCTCCTACCGGTCATCGGTGGATTCGGCCAAAACGCAATCCCGTTCCAACATCCAAGGCACGCTGCTGCAGATGCGGGACAATATCATGTATAAAATCATGGACGTTCAACGCGTGTCCGACCAGCTTTACATGGATCAGCAGCTGACGAGCTATCTTGGCATCAACGAGGGCGGCTGGAACAGCTACGAGACGTTGACCAAGCATTTGAAACCGACTTTCCAGAACGCGCTCGATCTGTCGGCGCTTCACATCAACATACAGGCCTACGTGAAGAACAAGACCATACCGGAGTATTATTTTATTCAGAATAATAAAGAGAATCCGCTTGATCTAGGCAAGCGGTACAACATCTATCAATTAGACAGAATCGATGGTGAGCCCTGGTACGACCCATGGAAAGTATCGACTGTTTACGGTGCCAATCAAGCGATGAAATGGATGCAAGTCGCGGAAGACGCGCAATACGGAAACATTTCGCTGCTTCGCAATTTGAATGATTATGCCAAGACCGATCAGATTGGCTTTCTTCGCGTTTCCGCTAAGCTAAGCGAAATTTTCGATTCCATCGATTTTACGAAAATTGGCGATCAATCGACGGTGTATGTCTACGACGAGCAGAACCATCCGCTCTTCTTTTCCGGCAATCAAGACGAAGCGCTGCTTCAGCCGACCGCGGGAGACAAGAAGTCCGGGTACCTCAATATCGAAGAACGGCTCGAAGGATTGAACTGGCGGATCGTAGCGTACATCCCTACGCAGCTGCTCGAGGCGAACGCGGATTCCATTAGGCAGATTACCGTGCTTGTCTGTTTGATCAGCTTTCTCGTCTTAATGGCGATCAGCGTTATTCTCTCCCGCATGTTCTCCGTCCGAATCTACAAAATCATCGCTTCCTTAAATGCCTTCCGAGGGGGGGAATTCCGTAAACGAATCTCGTATTCAGGCAACGACGAGTTTGCCCAAATTGCGGAGGCCTTTAATGATATGGGGAAGCATATCGACGAATTGATCCGAGAGGTTTATATATCCAATTTAAAGAAGAAGGAAGCGGAGCTGACGCTGCTCCAGGAACAGATTAATCCTCACTTTCTATACAACACCTTATCCTCGATCAGCAGGCTTGCCAGGTTCGGAGAAATCGAACGGCTGCATCGGATGGTGATGGGACTTGCTAAATTTTATCGATTGTCGCTCAACGAAGGCAGGACGATTATTTCCGTCGATCACGAAATTCAGCAGATCCAAACCTATATTGATATCCAGAAAATCAAGTTTGCGGACGGACTCGATGTAACGACCGAAATCGATCCCGACGTGCTCTCCTACAGCACAGTGAAAATGATTCTGCAGCCATTCGTCGAAAATGCGCTTCAGCACGCGTGGAACGGCGATCATATCCATATCCATCTATACGCCTATAAAGACAAGGATCATATCGTATTTATGATATCCGATGATGGCGTCGGCATGTCGCAAGAAACCATCGAGCGCGTGCTGAATCGTGAAGCGAGCGGCGGCTACGGCATACGCAACGTGGACGACCGGATAAAGCTGCAGTGCGGCAGCGCGTATGGCGTCGACATTCAAAGCGTTCCGGGCGAAGGTACGACAATCCGTATCGAAATTCCATGCTTCATGGATCCGGACGAGAATGCACCAGCGGAGAGGACGGGCTAA